A portion of the Aphelocoma coerulescens isolate FSJ_1873_10779 chromosome 1, UR_Acoe_1.0, whole genome shotgun sequence genome contains these proteins:
- the PIANP gene encoding PILR alpha-associated neural protein, whose protein sequence is MEPSACRMPPLLSRIHSLQLWHLLLVVLAVPPPGIWSLRSRGPAAPRPLCTRRSPSAPRSICIWERTSQPERDSRSDSRSDSHSALPRQRALAARGAELRHVVRLRRQAAGARPATPSGFEDGMPSSQYPWAIVWGPTVSDEDGGDTNSANPGFPPLGYTFVSPHGMATAQPNSHSLLHNAGLNLRETPATLRPFLFGPRGEGVDPQLYVTITISIIIVLVATGIIVKFCWDRNQKRRRHSGQQSSGRQQDSQQPLTDLSPTTVSILGPYGDPLAPAPEAEESRQGQEGAEKLGGHGKNAAFQLNRIPLVNL, encoded by the exons ATGGAGCCCAGTGCCTG CAGGATGCCTCCACTCCTCTCCCGCATCCACTCCCTGCAGCTGTGGCatctcctcctcgtcgtcctGGCCGTCCCTCCTCCTGGCATATGGTCTCTTCGTTCTCGGGGCCCAGCAGCCCCTCGGCCTCTTTGCACCCGCCGGAGCCCCTCGGCCCCGCGCTCCATTTGCATCTGGGAAAGGACCTCGCAGCCGGAGCGGGATTCCCGCTCGGATTCCCGCTCGGATTCCCACTCGGCCCTGCCGCGCCAGCGTGCCCTGGCCGCGCGGGGAGCAGAGCTGCGGCACGTGGTGCGGCTGAGGCGCCAGGCCGCGGGCGCCCGGCCCGCCACCCCCTCTGGATTCGAGGACGGCATGCCCTCCTCCCAGTACCCCTGGGCCATCGTGTGGGGTCCCACGGTGTCGGATGAGGATGGAGGGGACACAAACTCAGCCAACCCAGGCTTCCCACCGCTGGGATACACCTTTGTCTCGCCTCACGGGATGGCGACGGCGCAGCCAAACTCCCACTCGCTCCTGCACAACGCGGGGCTCAACCTGCGCGAGACCCCAGCCACCCTGCGGCCCTTCTTGTTCGGGCCCAGGGGGGAAG GTGTGGACCCCCAGCTGTACGTCACCATCACCATCTCCATAATCATTGTCCTGGTTGCCACTGGAATCATAGTCAAGTTCTG CTGGGACCGTAATCAGAAACGCCGGCGTCACTcggggcagcagagcagtgggaggCAGCAGGACAGCCAGCAGCCCCTCACAGACCTCTCCCCCACCACCGTCAGCATCCTGGGGCCCTACGGAGACCCCCTGGCCCCCGCACCTGAGGCAGAGGAGtccaggcagggccaggagggtgCAGAGAAACTGGGTGGCCATGGGAAGAATGCAGCCTTCCAGCTCAACCG AATCCCACTGGTGAACCTGTGA